In Drosophila innubila isolate TH190305 chromosome 2L unlocalized genomic scaffold, UK_Dinn_1.0 5_B_2L, whole genome shotgun sequence, a single window of DNA contains:
- the LOC117782623 gene encoding uncharacterized protein LOC117782623 translates to MSTMQRVRGSSSSRVTVVIKPQQLDRRHPKTCKKKLCCDIGGTDAELRFQFGRHIVTTRLVSLGQRWPARHLRHNKNIGHTYRQLRSYTAAYPPFLWRQHSNLIVVAPPNNVSDDYPIPWRCDPPPSINS, encoded by the exons ATGTCCACGATGCAGCGCGTGCGAGGATCTTCCTCGTCACGGGTCACCGTAGTTATCAAGCCTCAGCAGCTGGACAGACGACACCCGAAAacctgcaaaaaaaaac TTTGCTGCGACATCGGCGGAACCGATGCCGAGCTTCGTTTCCAGTTTGGGCGCCATATTGTTACGACTCGGCTTGTTTCTCTGGGGCAACGCTGGCCAGCTCGTCACCTCagacacaacaaaaacatcggGCACACTTATCGGCAGCTTAGAAGTTACACTGCAGCGTACCCACCCTTTCTGTGGCGGcaacattcaaatttaatcgTCGTTGCGCCACCCAATAATGTTTCCGACGACTACCCTATTCCATGGCGATGTGATCCTCCTCCCTCAATAAATTCTTAA